In the Glycine max cultivar Williams 82 chromosome 19, Glycine_max_v4.0, whole genome shotgun sequence genome, TTTGAACATGATGAAACATTTGCCTTAAAAGCAACAAACATGTAGCTTATCTCTTCATAGCAATTATTTGACAAGACTGAGTTGGACAGCTTGCTAACTTGGTTACAAACCTTTATCTAAGATTGAGTTGTGGTCTGATACTTGCTCTCAATGATGGCCCGTTGTGTTTCCATTGCCATGAATTATGAAATATGGCATGGTAAAGAGTTCATCATTACCTGAAAGTACTACACCACATGTTGAATCTATATCTGCTAATAACGAATTTAAATTGTAGAGGACTAGAGGGTATAACAACAGACAAAGattcaaaagagaaaaagaaattcttatttttagatTGAACTCTCAGAAAACTGGTTCTCAGAAATCTGCATCTATGCTTTTCCCCTTTCTGTTTAGCAATTCAGAACaagcaatgaaaagcaaatatcattttttgtttaaaatatttgtcatcttttttaatgataaagCAAGATTCCACCTTAGAAACCTTTACCCGCAAGAAATTTCGTCAGCTGCGTATCTAACTGGCTCTTTAGTGTTCATGATAATCACATTCTTCGAAACTTTGAACAGTGTTggaaatttagatatttaaaaGTAGACTTTAGTTCAAATCCCTTCAGCCATCCGAAATGCTTGAAAAGGGACTTGACTCTTTATacgaaatttgatatttttttattgtatttcttttcacttttcatgTGTATAAATCCGTTGAGGTGTccacaaaactaaaaatttgttCATTAATGAAAGTGATCTTCTGATAACTTCTAATAAGCAATTCCAGCAAGCGATCTTCTGTCAAATGTCAAGTTTGAAAGAAACTTTTTACTCCATTGGTGAAGAAAATAAGTGTTTTCCTGCCAAATTTAAATGCATACTGACTTTTTCCATCCATCAGAGCCTACCTCCATCGAGAGGcttaaatacaaattaaaactgCCTGCAGCCATGTTATCAATGCCTAAGTAAATACAAAGTGGAACTGAATGCATGCACTACAGTAATGAGTGCTGtactaaagaaataaataagagaaatacTACTACTACAGTAATGAGTGCTGTAGTATTTCAACATCATGATTTTACAACACATTTCACCATAAAGAGAGTCGTAAAGAGAATTGAATAAGATAGTAAGCAATACTCCAGCAGGTAATGTGAAAAATACTACCACAGTAATGAGTGCTGGAGTatcataaggaaaaaaaatatataaaacagtaaaaataacattattcaaTCAATGACATTTTAATAACAATTACTGACAAATAGCAactagagtattttttttatttaaaacaagtagagtatttacttatttaactagtttttattttaattttaaaaaaatctagcaGGTAATGTGCCAACTGGCAAGTTGTATCCTAATACTACTGAAAACAGAGTAGCGAACTTTAATGGCAGCATTGGAAAATGCACTCGAGTCGGTCATGAAAGTTTCTATTCTCATCTCATTGAAAAGAACTAAACCCCACTGTCTCTCTTCCCTCAGAccactattattattataattcaaaACCTAATGTCTCTTTTTTTCCATCACCATCGCCATAGTGTGAGTACCACTCTCTCAAAACTTGGGAACTATTTTGACCAAATTACTCAAACCAAAAACCAAATCTAGGGACCATACTCAGTGCATTTTGGTCTTCTATATTTTACTAGTACAACATAACATGGTCCATCACCCATCACAATGGAAATTAACGCAGCAATTATTTCTTTATGACTAGTCATTTTCTAGGGAAATTCAGTCCATCCTTGTCTTGTggtgaaaaagaaggaaaatcaatTCAACTCGGGTGCaatttgattaataataataacatcttATTAACTAATATCTTTAAGATATtagttaagaaataaaaaaaatatttatgataaagatcataaaagtaaaagaaatatttatttttcttttaattctttaatcaacgccataaaaatactatttaacaTTTGTCACAATAATTTTGCACGTGAAATAGTAATGCTACTCTTAACAGATAAGAATAGTTCCCTTTTTACATTTGGTTGATGAAAATGTTGTATTACTATTTACTAATACAGTAATACAATACTAGTACAACGTTAGCAACCTAATTAGCATAGCTCAAAAAAGTTTGTGCCTAATAAGTTGGACTAGATATTTACCCTAGAACATAGTAGCACTCAGTGCAGCTACTACATATACAACGTGTTAATCTTAACTTAACAACCTACGATCACGTGCATTACTTAGAACTCACGTGGCTTACGGTTGATGTGTGAACTGGACCTCACAGAGAAAACAGCATTCCAGATCTCAGTGAAAGCTCTGACTATGACACCATGGTGGTGCGGTGAATTCAGCTGAAGAAAGCAGTTGAGAAGCTCTCTGAGATCTTGCTTGGAGTATATCTCATTCTCCAATATCATTTGCAGCATGGAATGTCTGAAATCAAGATAAGGGTCATCAGAGTCTTTCTCCACAGCCACACCTTCTTTCCCAGCTCTGCCTAAACCCCCCACGGCCTTCACGTACGAATCTGAGTCAGAAAAGTGCGAGGAATCAAC is a window encoding:
- the LOC106797222 gene encoding transcription repressor OFP6 translates to MLASTHGNTDTTAMSGSRKKLLLNTVSVKLGCGTCRRPNLCRIFHPKPKPKNLNNTYRKHKHSSSSSSFFSGQWGGEDKCDSTSTTPTPTPTNTTFSPYVDSSHFSDSDSYVKAVGGLGRAGKEGVAVEKDSDDPYLDFRHSMLQMILENEIYSKQDLRELLNCFLQLNSPHHHGVIVRAFTEIWNAVFSVRSSSHINRKPREF